In Acinonyx jubatus isolate Ajub_Pintada_27869175 chromosome A3, VMU_Ajub_asm_v1.0, whole genome shotgun sequence, a genomic segment contains:
- the TMEM239 gene encoding transmembrane protein 239 isoform X1 — protein MMPQPQVETDAIGAGEGPQQAVPWSAWVTRQGWVRWCRCHVPRSWAQWWTTSGWWQPFQRVLRGLEGVLYLLLSLMLCHALFTTGSYLLSSLWPVAAAVWSHLLPAVLLLVLSALPALLFTASFLLLFSTLLSLVGLLTSMSHPDFAQDSDQ, from the coding sequence ATGATGCCGCAGCCCCAAGTGGAGACAGATGCCATCGGGGCCGGCGAGGGGCCGCAGCAGGCAGTGCCCTGGTCGGCCTGGGTCACGCGGCAGGGCTGGGTGCGCTGGTGCAGGTGCCACGTGCCTCGGAGCTGGGCCCAGTGGTGGACCACGTCGGGCTGGTGGCAACCATTTCAGCGTGTGCTGAGGGGTCTGGAGGGGGTCCTCTACCTGCTGCTGTCGCTGATGCTGTGCCACGCGCTCTTCACCACCGGCTCCTACCTGCTGAGCTCCTTGTGGCCTGTCGCGGCCGCAGTGTGGAGCCATCTGCTGCCAGCTGTCCTGCTGTTGGTGCTCAGCGCTCTCCCGGCCCTGCTCTTTACCGCCTCCTTCCTGCTGCTTTTCTCCACGCTGCTGAGCCTCGTGGGCCTTCTCACCTCCATGTCTCACCCAGACTTCGCTCAGGACTCGGACCAATAG
- the TMEM239 gene encoding transmembrane protein 239 isoform X2: MWQPFPSLWVGVGHSGLLCGSREWASRKTDKRAEWDWISGSRVGTGIPRGLPAGKPGNLHLWAHPMPLPGWRGHGEAAQRLAPLLAGLHPLPGHNGDPRGGGGGGGGMTVGARLWLPGGPERCRKQHDLGTCLEVPGISRAASAAGLALSLGAPTMMPQPQVETDAIGAGEGPQQAVPWSAWVTRQGWVRWCRCHVPRSWAQWWTTSGWWQPFQRVLRGLEGVLYLLLSLMLCHALFTTGSYLLSSLWPVAAAVWSHLLPAVLLLVLSALPALLFTASFLLLFSTLLSLVGLLTSMSHPDFAQDSDQ; encoded by the exons ATGTGGCAGCCATTTCCGAGCTTGTGGGTTGGGGTTGGCCATTCTGGCCTCCTCTGTGGTTCCAGAGAATGGGCATCCAGAAAGACGGACAAGAGAGCAGAGTGGGACTGGATATCAGGTAGCAGGGTAGGAACGGGGATCCCGAGGGGACTTCCCGCAGGAAAGCCTGGGAATCTACATCTGTGGGCTCACCCCATGCCCCTGCCAGGCTGGAGGGGCCATGGAGAGGCTGCGCAGCGGCTGGCTCCTCTCTTGGCTGGACTCCACCCCCTCCCGGGTCACAATGGGGatccccggggaggggggggaggagggggaggaatgACAGTGGGGGCTCGACTCTGGCTGCCAGGCGGTCCTGAGCGCTGCAGGAAGCAACATGACTTAGG CACCTGCCTTGAGGTCCCAGGCATCTCCAGGGCTGCTTCTGCAGCTGGCCTGGCCCTCTCCCTAGGTGCACCAACCATGATGCCGCAGCCCCAAGTGGAGACAGATGCCATCGGGGCCGGCGAGGGGCCGCAGCAGGCAGTGCCCTGGTCGGCCTGGGTCACGCGGCAGGGCTGGGTGCGCTGGTGCAGGTGCCACGTGCCTCGGAGCTGGGCCCAGTGGTGGACCACGTCGGGCTGGTGGCAACCATTTCAGCGTGTGCTGAGGGGTCTGGAGGGGGTCCTCTACCTGCTGCTGTCGCTGATGCTGTGCCACGCGCTCTTCACCACCGGCTCCTACCTGCTGAGCTCCTTGTGGCCTGTCGCGGCCGCAGTGTGGAGCCATCTGCTGCCAGCTGTCCTGCTGTTGGTGCTCAGCGCTCTCCCGGCCCTGCTCTTTACCGCCTCCTTCCTGCTGCTTTTCTCCACGCTGCTGAGCCTCGTGGGCCTTCTCACCTCCATGTCTCACCCAGACTTCGCTCAGGACTCGGACCAATAG
- the CA3H20orf141 gene encoding uncharacterized protein C20orf141 homolog, translating into MTQLHLPKPKALAYPIPVPPRGLGAGEGSCSPVGPRMSPWGPNLAQLLDSVLGLGALGLTIRTVFSTAGPALLLLLLVSFLAFDLLHWPADAPRPQHTLLTGGRSQGAGEGPGQREAVLLPTAAVVAGRLSPHEALLLLLLGLGLFLGARGVPVALLGLAFCLHPWI; encoded by the exons atgaCCCAGCTCCACTTACCCAAGCCCAAAGCCCTTGCTTATCCTATCCCAGTCCCTCCCAGGGGCCTGGGTGCGGGGGAGGGGTCGTGTAGTCCAGTGGGTCCACGTATGTCCCCCTGGGGCCCTAACCTGGCCCAGCTCCTCGACAGTGTCCTAGGGCTGGGGGCACTGGGGCTGACGATTCGGACAGTCTTTTCCACGGCTGGCCCagccttgctgctgctgctcctggtCAGTTTCCTGGCCTTCGACCTTCTCCACTG GCCCGCAGACGCCCCCCGGCCACAGCACACACTTCTCACAGGAGGCCGGAGTCAGGGGGCCGGTGAGGGTCCGGGACAGCGGGAGGCTGTCCTCCTACCTACGGCGGCGGTGGTCGCAGGAAGACTCAGCCCCCACGaggccctgctgctgctgcttctgggcCTGGGGTTGTTCCTGGGAGCGCGCGGCGTGCCCGTGGCCCTGCTCGGCCTGGCTTTCTGCCTCCATCCTTGGATCTGA